Proteins encoded together in one Asterias rubens chromosome 4, eAstRub1.3, whole genome shotgun sequence window:
- the LOC117289492 gene encoding mediator of RNA polymerase II transcription subunit 10-like, whose product MASEKFDPLVESLERFIENTRQLGIIVSDFQPQGQITLNQKLHTLVTGLLEIEKTKAQVQDVQVPLEVFDYIDQGRNPQLYTKDCMEKAVIKNEQVKGKIETFSKFKKSLITELNKMFPEEMEQYKAQRGDT is encoded by the exons ATGGCATCTGAGAAGTTTGATCCACTAGTTGAGAGTCTTGAACGTTTCATTGAGAATACTCGTCAGTTGGGAATCATCGTCAGTGACTTTCAGCCTCAGGGACAAATAACACTCAATCAGAAACT ACACACCCTCGTTACGGGCCTTTTGGAAATTGAAAAGACAAAGGCGCAGGTACAAGATGTTCAAGTCCCTCTGGAGGTGTTTGA cTACATAGACCAGGGCCGAAATCCTCAGCTGTACACGAAAGACTGTATGGAGAAAGCTGTCATCAAAAACGAACAAGTCAAGGGCAAAATTGAAACGTTCTCA aaattCAAGAAGAGTTTGATAACAGAGTTGAACAAGATGTTCCCTGAAGAGATGGAGCAGTACAAAGCTCAACGAGGTGACACTTGA